A window of the Bombina bombina isolate aBomBom1 chromosome 3, aBomBom1.pri, whole genome shotgun sequence genome harbors these coding sequences:
- the LOC128651835 gene encoding zinc finger protein OZF-like, with translation MMADDIAEICSSPDGEQPKFDEVAVYFSKEEWEYLEDDQKNLYKDVMMDNYNSLRSLGCVNMTPTVVSKIEHGEEPYVNNSHQTKLLSSIETKKDSLNCGTVKNGVSYDSAQFVVDNRANKNSKNLNHIRGKVVKLNGKKLKKTGGHKESTISSINDQHENIKTDFSANNYDKNRKVQKIRKKRSRKKYTVDNEEKTIPCLECGKFFARKTHLRVHQRRHSGEKPFPCPECGKYFSCNSSLVRHRFLHTGQKPFTCNQCGKSFSCNGNIIRHQSIHLEEKAFACSECDKCFRDKVQLRAHQRSHSGDKPFACTECGKCFSQKSHLVIHQKIHTGEKPFSCTECGKDFIRKYHLAVHQTVHSGEKLFECSECGKYFSRKSQLVTHQNTHKGERPFMCSECGKCFGQKSHLLIHQRIHTGDRPFACNVCSKCFITKSELVRHYRIHTGEKPYQCSVCGKCFSLKSHLALHQRTHIRAPTLT, from the coding sequence ATGATGGCTGATGACATAGCAGAGATCTGCAGTTCACCTGACGGGGAACAACCTAAGTTTGATGAAGTTGCCGTTTACTTTTCTAAGGAAGAATGGGAATATTTAGAAGACGATCAAAAAAATCTTTACAAGGACGTGATGATGGATAATTATAATTCCCTTAGGTCTCTAGGTTGTGTAAATATGACGCCTACAGTTGTGTCAAAGATAGAACATGGGGAGGAACCGTACGTTAATAATTCCCATCAGACAAAGCTGCTGTCGTCAATAGAGACTAAAAAAGATTCTTTGAACTGTGGTACTGTTAAAAATGGGGTTTCCTATGATTCAGCACAATTTGTAGTCGACAACAGGGCCAACAAAAATTCTAAAAATCTAAACCACATTAGAGGAAAAGTGGTTAAGTTGAatggaaaaaagttgaaaaaaacaggcGGCCATAAAGAATCCACAATATCTTCTATAAatgaccaacatgaaaatataaagacAGACTTTTCTGCTAACAATTATGATAAAAACAGAAAAGTACAGAAAATTAGGAAGAAAAGATCAAGAAAGAAATATACAGTTGATAATGAAGAGAAGACGATTCCTTGTTTAGAATGTGGGAAATTCTTTGCAAGAAAAACGCATCTTCGTGTGCATCAAAGAAGACATTCAGGAGAAAAACCATTTCCGTGTCCTGAATGCGGGAAATATTTTAGCTGTAATTCAAGTCTTGTAAGACATCGGTTTCTTCATACAGGACAAAAACCTTTTACGTGCAATCAGTGTGGTAAATCCTTTAGCTGTAATGGAAACATAATCAGGCACCAGAGTATACACTTAGAAGAGAAAGCCTTTGCGTGTTCGGAATGTGACAAATGTTTTAGGGACAAAGTTCAGCTTCGTGCACATCAGAGGAGTCACAGCGGCGATAAACCCTTCGCATGTACAGAATGTGGGAAATGCTTCAGCCAGAAATCACATCTCGTGATCCATCAGAAGATACACACGGGAGAAAAGCCGTTTTCGTGTACTGAATGCGGGAAAGATTTCATCCGTAAATATCATCTTGCCGTGCATCAAACAGTTCACTCAGGAGAAAAACTATTtgagtgttctgaatgtgggaaatatttTAGCCGTAAATCTCAACTGGTGACCCATCAAAACACTCATAAAGGAGAAAGGCCATTTATGTGTTCAGAGTGTGGAAAATGCTTTGGCCAAAAGTCACATCTTCTTATTCATCAAAGGATTCATACGGGGGATAGACCATTTGCATGTAACGTTTGTTCAAAATGCTTTATTACAAAATCAGAACTTGTCAGGCATTacagaattcacacaggagaaaaaccttatcAGTGTTCTGTATGTGGGAAGTGTTTTAGCCTTAAATCGCATCTTGCTTTGCATCAAAGGACCCATATAAGAGCTCCAACATTAACCTGA